A DNA window from Maribellus comscasis contains the following coding sequences:
- a CDS encoding ATP-binding protein, translating to MPTEYRKFDKRLLNVSEAIEKLLSEEENTSELEQIESWLNTQLGKIKLQRIKESNILKDQSYDRNLWQDGIMILNSAMEIIHYSGFKNYFSSSTFNYSRKFKFTEFIHDTDKETFEEAFSLALSHLKNETIEIDLKTGVGNLNRCELEIDIVSSNINSDRYILFFRFMESNDVQAFDYQSIVFENLPDMDVYLYDKDYRYILCGGREKEKFNLNNSDFIGQTMFDVYDKQTQRRVFPFYNKALNGEYTEGEVRYRDNVYYIVAAPVKNHQNKTIAGILISQNVTNDKLLEENLIKSKEQAQKADKAKSIFIANMSHEIRTPLNSILGFTEQLEKTELNQKQEKLIHLIKNASDHLLYLVTEIVFLFKLGMDKVYLENIPFLVNDIFIELEEIFTQQTEKKSLDFEVIKDKNLPPVLTGDPFRLKQILMNLLVNAIKYTDKGKITLTCEVQKETKGKAEILFKVSDTGIGISDKDLPYIFDVFEQGNKRTEKIRGGAGLGLGICNRLVNLLKGDIWVESKLNVGSTFFVSLPFKKASVDQLKEREQQFDLAEKLLKGKKILLADDDDHNLILAEMLLKNWRTDYTLVKNGIEAITKLSSEKFDLVLLDIHMPEKDGVQVVKSMHSDNTAINYKTPAVALTANALKSDIHKYLKAGFDDYVIKPFKENELYNKLCNILGFKSEGIKKTNQEEPPMEEKLTETGDTFNVQELKKAAGNDNSFYNMMLDNFIKNAGIVLEAFNSSLEIKNWQEIGEKAHKAIPSFKFFGLTNLASNFEKIEDLALRKKHFEELPELTNQTIFQIEKVIEKAETAKTE from the coding sequence ATGCCAACTGAATATCGCAAATTTGATAAAAGGCTTCTTAATGTTTCGGAAGCCATCGAAAAATTATTATCTGAAGAAGAAAACACGTCTGAATTAGAACAAATTGAAAGTTGGCTAAACACTCAGCTTGGCAAAATAAAGCTTCAAAGAATAAAGGAAAGTAACATTTTAAAAGACCAAAGTTACGACAGAAACCTTTGGCAGGATGGAATAATGATTTTGAATTCAGCGATGGAAATCATCCATTATTCCGGTTTTAAAAACTATTTTTCAAGCAGTACCTTTAATTACTCACGCAAATTTAAATTTACTGAATTTATTCACGATACAGACAAAGAGACTTTTGAGGAAGCATTTTCACTTGCACTCTCCCACTTAAAAAATGAAACCATTGAAATTGACTTAAAAACCGGGGTAGGAAACCTGAACCGGTGTGAACTGGAAATTGATATTGTGTCGAGTAACATAAACAGCGACAGGTATATTTTATTTTTCCGATTTATGGAAAGCAACGACGTACAGGCTTTCGACTACCAGTCAATCGTTTTTGAAAATCTGCCCGACATGGACGTTTATCTTTACGATAAAGACTACCGCTACATATTATGCGGCGGCAGAGAAAAAGAAAAATTTAACTTAAACAATTCTGATTTTATAGGCCAGACAATGTTTGATGTTTATGATAAACAAACACAACGAAGAGTCTTTCCATTCTACAACAAAGCTTTAAACGGCGAATATACAGAAGGCGAAGTAAGATACCGGGACAATGTTTATTACATTGTTGCCGCCCCCGTAAAGAACCACCAAAACAAAACCATTGCAGGAATATTAATTTCACAAAATGTTACCAATGATAAATTGCTCGAAGAAAACCTGATAAAAAGTAAAGAGCAGGCTCAAAAAGCTGACAAAGCGAAATCAATTTTTATTGCCAACATGAGTCATGAAATAAGAACACCTTTAAACTCAATATTGGGTTTTACTGAGCAACTGGAGAAAACAGAACTAAATCAGAAGCAGGAAAAACTGATTCACCTTATAAAAAATGCTTCCGACCATCTTCTTTATCTGGTAACTGAAATTGTTTTTCTATTCAAACTTGGTATGGACAAGGTATATCTGGAAAATATACCTTTCCTGGTAAACGACATTTTTATTGAGCTGGAAGAAATTTTTACTCAACAAACAGAAAAAAAGAGTCTCGATTTTGAAGTAATAAAAGACAAAAACCTTCCACCGGTTTTAACAGGAGATCCTTTCCGGCTAAAACAGATTCTAATGAACCTCCTGGTTAACGCCATAAAATATACCGATAAGGGAAAAATTACTTTAACCTGCGAAGTTCAAAAAGAAACAAAAGGTAAAGCCGAGATTTTGTTTAAAGTTTCAGATACAGGGATTGGAATAAGTGATAAGGATTTACCTTATATTTTTGATGTTTTTGAACAAGGAAATAAACGGACTGAGAAAATACGTGGTGGTGCCGGTCTTGGCCTTGGAATTTGCAATCGACTGGTAAATCTGTTGAAAGGCGACATTTGGGTTGAGAGTAAACTAAATGTCGGAAGTACATTTTTTGTTTCGCTCCCTTTTAAAAAAGCGTCGGTTGATCAACTCAAAGAACGGGAACAGCAATTTGATCTGGCTGAAAAGCTGTTAAAAGGCAAAAAAATACTTTTGGCTGATGACGACGACCATAATCTCATTCTGGCTGAAATGCTGCTAAAAAACTGGAGGACCGATTATACATTGGTGAAAAACGGAATAGAAGCGATAACAAAATTAAGCAGCGAAAAATTCGACTTAGTTCTTCTTGATATTCACATGCCGGAAAAGGATGGTGTTCAGGTTGTAAAAAGCATGCATTCTGACAATACCGCAATTAATTACAAAACGCCTGCCGTGGCTTTAACGGCCAACGCGTTAAAAAGCGACATACACAAATACCTGAAAGCCGGTTTTGACGATTATGTAATAAAACCTTTTAAAGAAAACGAGTTATACAATAAACTATGTAATATTTTAGGGTTTAAATCAGAAGGAATAAAAAAAACCAATCAAGAAGAACCACCTATGGAAGAAAAATTAACTGAAACCGGGGACACTTTTAATGTTCAGGAACTAAAAAAGGCTGCCGGAAACGACAACAGTTTTTATAATATGATGCTCGACAATTTTATAAAAAATGCCGGCATTGTACTGGAGGCTTTTAACTCTTCCTTAGAAATTAAAAATTGGCAGGAAATTGGAGAAAAAGCGCATAAAGCTATTCCTTCATTTAAATTTTTCGGGTTAACCAATCTTGCATCAAATTTTGAAAAAATAGAAGATTTGGCCTTACGCAAAAAACACTTTGAAGAGCTTCCTGAACTAACAAACCAGACCATTTTTCAGATTGAAAAAGTTATAGAGAAAGCAGAAACAGCAAAAACCGAATAA
- a CDS encoding sigma-54-dependent transcriptional regulator — protein MSKVLIIDDDNFICEILKKHLQNHKYDVQIAYTGKSAEQTIKKSNFDLILCDFRLPDTSGLELLQKIRAIKQEIPVVIMTAYADVRMAVKLMKMGASDYITKPIQQEELLSLIKKLVKKEKQPKPQPTHSTYINGDFIIGDSEKIKHVIKLARRVAPTNMSVIIGGETGIGKEYIARFIHENSLRKDKPFVAIDCGAIPKDLANSVLFGHVKGSFTGAISDKDGMFQKAHGGTLFLDEIGNLSYDIQLKLLRAIQERVVSRLGDDKLFQNDIRIIAASNDNLLSEVHNNTFREDLYHRLNEFKIEIPPLRERPEDIDVFVKHFISMANNELNREVKGLTPDAKKIIMEYSWYGNLRELKNVIKRAVLMADGEMLDQFCFPEEITYPQNYDRQNRTETIEIKASDSKLKNASYEIEKQLIIKTIREAGFNKSKAARILNIDRKTLYNKLKLYDIKL, from the coding sequence ATGAGCAAAGTTCTAATTATTGATGATGACAATTTTATTTGCGAGATTTTGAAAAAACACCTTCAAAATCATAAATATGATGTACAAATAGCATACACCGGAAAAAGTGCTGAGCAAACCATAAAAAAATCAAATTTTGATTTAATACTTTGTGATTTTCGTCTTCCCGACACCAGTGGACTTGAATTGTTACAAAAAATACGAGCAATCAAACAAGAAATTCCGGTTGTTATTATGACCGCTTATGCTGACGTTCGAATGGCTGTAAAACTAATGAAAATGGGTGCCAGCGACTATATTACAAAACCAATTCAACAAGAAGAATTGCTTTCTTTAATCAAAAAGCTGGTAAAAAAAGAAAAACAGCCAAAACCACAGCCTACCCATTCTACATATATAAACGGTGATTTTATTATTGGCGACAGCGAAAAAATAAAACACGTAATAAAACTCGCCCGCCGGGTTGCACCAACCAATATGTCGGTGATAATTGGTGGAGAGACCGGAATTGGGAAAGAGTACATCGCCCGGTTTATCCATGAAAATAGTCTGCGGAAGGACAAGCCTTTTGTTGCCATCGACTGTGGCGCAATACCAAAAGATTTGGCAAACAGCGTTCTTTTTGGCCATGTAAAAGGTTCGTTTACAGGAGCCATCTCTGATAAAGACGGTATGTTTCAAAAAGCACATGGCGGTACTTTATTTTTAGATGAGATCGGAAACTTAAGTTACGATATTCAGCTAAAACTGTTGAGGGCGATACAAGAGCGGGTAGTTTCGCGTTTGGGAGATGACAAACTTTTTCAAAACGATATAAGGATAATTGCTGCAAGCAACGACAATTTGTTAAGCGAAGTACACAATAATACGTTCCGGGAAGATTTATATCACCGGCTAAATGAATTTAAAATTGAAATTCCTCCCCTGCGGGAACGGCCGGAAGATATTGATGTTTTTGTAAAACACTTTATCTCAATGGCAAATAATGAGTTAAACAGAGAAGTCAAAGGGCTAACTCCCGATGCAAAAAAAATTATTATGGAATATTCGTGGTACGGAAATTTGCGCGAATTAAAAAATGTTATTAAACGTGCTGTTTTAATGGCCGACGGAGAAATGCTTGACCAATTTTGTTTTCCGGAAGAAATAACTTACCCTCAAAATTACGACAGACAAAACCGGACTGAAACAATAGAGATAAAAGCATCAGACTCTAAACTAAAAAATGCTTCTTATGAGATAGAAAAACAACTCATTATAAAAACCATCAGGGAAGCCGGGTTTAATAAATCAAAAGCGGCGAGAATATTAAATATCGACAGAAAAACCTTGTATAACAAATTAAAATTGTATGACATAAAGCTGTGA
- a CDS encoding response regulator produces MSLSTDYKKIIFIDDDTELVSIYNSILERKNLSDYLLHFENAKDGLKYLKGIKNKEKLPDYILLDLYMPEMDGFKFLEYFERISKLKDSIEIYVCTSSRKKDDRNRVMKYPFVSAYLEKPLPSDFIELLIRDHTVY; encoded by the coding sequence ATGAGTTTAAGTACAGATTATAAAAAGATAATTTTTATAGATGATGATACTGAGTTGGTAAGTATTTATAACTCAATTTTGGAAAGGAAAAATCTTTCGGATTATCTACTACATTTTGAAAATGCCAAGGACGGGCTCAAATATTTAAAGGGAATTAAAAACAAAGAAAAACTCCCCGACTATATTCTTTTAGATTTGTATATGCCTGAAATGGATGGATTTAAATTTTTGGAATACTTTGAAAGAATTAGCAAACTGAAGGATTCAATAGAGATATATGTTTGTACCTCATCAAGAAAAAAAGATGACCGAAACAGAGTAATGAAATACCCCTTTGTAAGTGCATATCTTGAAAAACCACTCCCCAGTGATTTTATTGAGTTGTTGATTCGGGACCACACTGTGTATTGA
- a CDS encoding MlaD family protein: protein MANSKNKTLRLGMLVAAGLFLFIITIYFLGSKQNLFSSTVMVKSYFNNVKGLVEGNKVRYSGITIGTVSEINIVSDSTVLVEMLIEKDVKEFIRKDSRVKIVSDGLMGSKIVEIQPGSSSAGSINDNDMLNSANSIDMDEILKEAKGVIEDGRLVAKNLMEISEKINNGKGDLAILVNENTISRKLNQTGDELLTFTKNLNEISGKINNGEGDLGRFINDTTYSHQIAGLLVNIDSITVKADLFSEELLTLGRNLNSGDGIVQKLVYDSVMANNIDTAIVKINYGIDNVAEAADAIESSWLLNLFSKKRKDREKDQ from the coding sequence ATGGCAAATTCGAAAAATAAAACATTACGCTTAGGGATGCTGGTTGCTGCCGGACTATTCCTTTTTATTATTACCATTTATTTTTTAGGGAGTAAACAAAATCTGTTTTCTTCAACAGTAATGGTTAAAAGCTACTTTAACAATGTAAAAGGCTTAGTTGAGGGAAATAAGGTTCGGTATTCAGGTATCACCATCGGAACCGTTTCGGAAATTAATATTGTAAGCGATTCAACCGTACTTGTGGAAATGCTTATAGAAAAAGATGTTAAAGAATTTATACGAAAGGATTCAAGAGTCAAAATTGTCAGCGATGGCTTAATGGGCAGCAAAATTGTTGAAATACAACCCGGGAGTTCAAGCGCCGGTAGTATAAACGATAATGATATGTTGAATAGTGCAAATTCAATCGACATGGACGAAATTCTAAAAGAGGCGAAAGGGGTAATCGAAGACGGGCGACTTGTAGCGAAAAATTTAATGGAGATTAGTGAGAAAATTAATAACGGAAAAGGGGATTTGGCCATATTGGTAAATGAAAATACAATTTCAAGGAAGCTAAATCAAACAGGCGATGAATTGCTCACTTTTACCAAAAACCTGAATGAGATATCCGGAAAGATTAACAACGGAGAAGGTGATTTAGGTCGTTTTATAAACGACACAACATATAGTCATCAAATTGCCGGGTTGTTGGTAAATATTGACAGTATAACGGTAAAGGCAGATTTGTTTTCGGAGGAACTTTTGACCCTGGGGAGAAATCTCAATTCGGGGGATGGCATAGTTCAAAAGCTTGTTTACGATTCAGTAATGGCAAATAATATTGATACGGCAATCGTAAAAATAAATTATGGTATTGATAACGTGGCAGAAGCTGCTGATGCAATCGAGAGCAGCTGGTTACTCAATCTTTTTTCAAAAAAGCGGAAAGACCGCGAAAAAGATCAATAG
- a CDS encoding ABC transporter ATP-binding protein: MKNVIEIQDLEKAFGSNVILRGVNMKLHKGENIAILGKSGTGKSVLTKCIVRLIECDSGKINVFDNDITEMEVDQIDEIRKRVGYLFQGGALYDSMTVKENLEFPVRRTQLPKNKSEVNDMVDEALESVGLLEAKHKMPAELSGGMKKRIGLARTLILKPEIILYDEPTTGLDPVTSGEISELIMRIREKYNTSSLIITHDMKCAEITADKLKLLKDGKFYAEGTFDELRKSDDREVAAYFN; encoded by the coding sequence ATGAAAAATGTAATTGAAATACAGGATTTAGAAAAGGCTTTTGGGAGTAATGTTATTCTGAGAGGAGTGAATATGAAGCTTCATAAGGGAGAAAACATTGCTATTCTTGGAAAATCGGGAACAGGTAAATCAGTGCTTACCAAATGTATTGTACGGTTAATTGAATGCGATTCGGGTAAAATAAATGTTTTTGACAATGATATTACAGAAATGGAGGTCGACCAGATTGATGAAATAAGAAAAAGAGTAGGATACCTCTTTCAGGGCGGTGCTTTATACGATTCGATGACGGTAAAAGAAAATCTTGAGTTTCCCGTTCGGCGCACCCAGCTCCCCAAAAATAAATCGGAAGTAAATGATATGGTTGACGAGGCATTGGAAAGCGTCGGTTTGCTTGAGGCAAAACACAAAATGCCTGCCGAATTGTCGGGTGGAATGAAAAAACGAATCGGGCTTGCAAGAACTTTAATTCTTAAACCGGAAATTATTTTATATGATGAGCCCACTACCGGACTCGACCCTGTAACGTCGGGAGAAATAAGTGAGCTTATAATGCGAATCAGAGAGAAATACAATACTTCTTCGCTAATTATTACGCATGATATGAAATGTGCTGAAATAACAGCTGACAAATTGAAACTCCTTAAGGACGGAAAATTTTATGCCGAAGGTACTTTTGATGAATTGCGAAAAAGTGACGACCGTGAGGTTGCTGCTTATTTTAACTAA
- a CDS encoding MlaE family ABC transporter permease: MKKLTNQIKISVEDFLVELGNIVLFTLNTIKQFFIAPFEFKELVKQGYIIGNKTFPLIAITGFIMGLVLTLQSRPVLVDFGAQSMLPGMIAISIIREIGPVITALLCAGKISSGIGAELGAMKVTEQLDAMEVSGTKPLNFVVATRVMATTLLVPILVFIADALGLLGSFLAVRMYEKVSIVLFLSQAFDSLSFYDVIPATIKSVFFGFFIGLIGSYKGYTASRGTESVGLSANSAVVSASLVIFIIDLITVQFSELIFA; encoded by the coding sequence ATGAAAAAATTAACGAATCAAATAAAAATTTCGGTAGAAGATTTTCTGGTTGAGCTGGGAAACATAGTTCTTTTTACATTAAATACAATTAAGCAATTTTTTATTGCTCCGTTTGAATTCAAGGAACTTGTTAAGCAAGGATACATCATTGGAAATAAGACCTTTCCGTTAATTGCCATAACCGGTTTTATTATGGGGCTGGTTTTAACACTTCAGTCGCGTCCGGTTTTGGTTGATTTTGGAGCCCAGTCGATGTTACCTGGTATGATTGCGATTTCAATAATAAGAGAGATTGGCCCGGTGATTACGGCTTTGTTGTGCGCAGGAAAAATAAGTTCCGGAATTGGTGCAGAGCTTGGGGCAATGAAAGTTACAGAACAATTGGATGCGATGGAGGTTTCGGGAACAAAACCCTTAAATTTTGTAGTTGCCACACGTGTTATGGCCACTACTCTGCTTGTGCCGATACTGGTTTTTATTGCCGATGCCCTTGGACTTTTGGGATCATTTTTGGCGGTAAGAATGTATGAAAAGGTGTCGATTGTTTTATTTCTTTCGCAGGCTTTCGATTCGTTGAGCTTTTACGATGTTATTCCGGCGACTATAAAATCAGTTTTTTTCGGATTTTTTATCGGATTAATAGGTTCCTATAAAGGGTATACCGCGAGCAGAGGAACCGAATCGGTTGGACTCTCAGCAAATTCAGCAGTTGTAAGCGCGTCATTGGTAATTTTTATTATTGATTTGATTACCGTTCAGTTTTCTGAATTAATATTTGCATAA
- a CDS encoding mechanosensitive ion channel family protein — MNYLDNAYQIITEKVGGWVAQIVSMLPNFVIAILILIFFYLLARLAATLVSKTLSRFSRNVAIIKLVVSLTRIAIMTAALFIALGILELEKTVTSLLAGVGIVGLAIGFAFKDTIANFLSGIYIAIKSTVNVGDIVEFGDYYGTVSSIGLRAVKIRTFQGQEVVIPNRLIFEDVYTHFTVYKERRIDLNVGVSYGEDLQHVEDITLSAIKSISYLKKNKPVDLYYQEFGDSSINFVVRYWVIFEKQTDYLRALSEGIKRIKSAYDKNDITIPFPIRTLDFGIKGGKTLSDVFPLKTTTS, encoded by the coding sequence ATGAATTATTTAGATAACGCATATCAGATAATTACAGAAAAAGTAGGAGGTTGGGTAGCGCAAATTGTTTCGATGCTACCCAACTTCGTTATTGCTATTCTCATTCTAATCTTTTTCTATTTACTGGCGCGTCTGGCAGCAACTTTGGTTTCAAAAACCTTATCGCGCTTTTCCCGAAATGTTGCAATAATAAAACTGGTAGTTTCTTTAACGCGGATAGCCATAATGACAGCCGCACTTTTTATTGCGCTTGGCATTCTGGAGCTTGAAAAAACGGTTACTTCACTTCTGGCCGGTGTTGGAATTGTTGGTTTAGCAATTGGATTTGCATTTAAGGATACCATTGCCAATTTTTTGTCGGGAATTTATATCGCAATTAAAAGTACAGTAAATGTGGGCGATATTGTTGAATTTGGCGATTATTACGGAACGGTAAGCTCTATTGGCTTACGGGCAGTAAAAATACGAACATTCCAGGGCCAGGAAGTAGTTATTCCCAACCGTTTAATATTTGAAGATGTTTATACTCATTTTACCGTTTATAAGGAACGTCGGATTGATTTAAATGTGGGCGTAAGCTACGGCGAAGATCTGCAACATGTGGAAGACATCACGCTTTCTGCAATTAAAAGTATCAGTTATCTAAAAAAGAACAAACCCGTCGATTTATACTATCAGGAATTTGGCGACAGTTCCATAAATTTTGTTGTGCGATACTGGGTAATCTTTGAAAAACAAACCGATTATTTACGTGCGTTGAGCGAAGGGATTAAGAGAATTAAATCAGCCTACGATAAAAACGATATTACCATACCTTTCCCAATCAGAACCCTGGACTTTGGGATTAAAGGAGGAAAAACATTAAGCGATGTTTTCCCTTTAAAAACAACTACATCTTAA
- a CDS encoding tetratricopeptide repeat protein codes for MKRVVLLVVGICFTVFSFAQDAAEKINQANEALKAQDYAKAFELYDDAMNNLGDVQVDDAINFNIGFAAYKAGNVEGAVKYLDKAIEQGTNVSKSHEYKALAYLDKKDYANAVGSFEQAIATSEEDSKDLVYNAAIAAYRGNMLDKAVELFGKSVENGYKGETAQYYKAVVLKKQDKDDEYKTALVEGAEKFPGDDKITSALANVYVSEGNELYKKGAAILSAANQKVNDGAMTTADDAYTAEVNKAKTEFQAAVDILEKAKNLDASNANAQKLLDACKAVL; via the coding sequence ATGAAACGAGTAGTATTATTAGTTGTCGGAATTTGTTTTACCGTATTTTCGTTTGCCCAGGATGCGGCGGAAAAAATTAACCAGGCAAATGAGGCTTTAAAAGCTCAGGATTATGCGAAAGCTTTTGAACTGTATGATGATGCCATGAACAACCTTGGAGATGTTCAGGTAGATGATGCCATTAATTTTAATATTGGATTTGCAGCTTATAAAGCAGGAAATGTAGAGGGTGCAGTTAAATACCTGGATAAAGCGATAGAACAAGGAACAAATGTTTCTAAATCACACGAATATAAAGCTTTGGCTTATCTTGATAAAAAGGATTATGCCAATGCAGTTGGCTCTTTTGAACAGGCAATTGCCACTTCAGAAGAAGATTCAAAAGATTTGGTTTACAACGCAGCCATCGCAGCTTATCGTGGAAATATGCTGGACAAGGCAGTTGAGTTGTTTGGTAAATCTGTTGAAAACGGATATAAAGGCGAAACAGCCCAATATTATAAAGCAGTTGTTTTGAAGAAGCAAGATAAGGATGATGAATACAAAACGGCTTTGGTTGAAGGAGCAGAAAAATTTCCGGGAGATGATAAAATTACATCAGCTTTGGCAAATGTGTATGTTTCCGAAGGAAATGAATTGTATAAAAAAGGAGCTGCTATTTTAAGCGCTGCGAACCAGAAAGTTAACGACGGTGCTATGACTACGGCAGATGATGCTTACACAGCAGAAGTGAACAAAGCAAAAACTGAATTTCAGGCAGCTGTCGACATCCTTGAAAAGGCAAAAAATCTGGATGCTTCAAATGCCAACGCACAAAAACTACTTGACGCTTGTAAAGCTGTTCTTTAA
- a CDS encoding tetratricopeptide repeat protein, translating to MDKKLQFVLNLIKSEKTEEAREEFRKIETVETVEYWLLKGKLEQKFQNWGEAINAFNKVLDLDENNREAQNNLHFIQNIINFWNPEMFNP from the coding sequence ATGGATAAAAAATTGCAGTTTGTTCTTAATTTAATTAAAAGTGAAAAGACGGAAGAGGCCAGGGAAGAATTTAGAAAAATTGAAACAGTTGAAACAGTTGAATACTGGCTGTTAAAAGGTAAGCTGGAACAAAAATTTCAAAATTGGGGTGAGGCGATTAACGCATTTAATAAAGTTTTGGATTTAGATGAAAATAACCGGGAAGCACAAAACAATCTTCATTTTATTCAAAATATTATAAACTTTTGGAACCCCGAAATGTTTAATCCTTAG
- a CDS encoding glycerate kinase — protein sequence MKILIAPNSMKGSLNAFDFADSIEKAFQECSPSFDVRKAPVADGGDFTGEVLRRNLEATEINIDVTGPLGKKIKSRYCISGEIAIIEMADASGMKMVENSELNPMKASTYGTGELIADAVFNKGCTKVFLAIGGSATVDGGTGMMEALGFKLLDANENVLAGNGKNLQAIQKIITPEIPENISVKIICDVDNPLLGEKGAANVFGPQKGASEKMVQQLEKGLKNWSEVIQKQAGINYSNVEGAGAAGGIAVPLMAFFNAEIVPGADFILSQINFEEDVKWADIVVTGEGKLDSQTLNNKAPFAVAKMSRKYNKPVFAVAGKTEHQASKAFDGIFSLVNGPTTLEFAMKNASELVYNFSYELAKLIQKLRS from the coding sequence ATGAAAATACTTATTGCACCAAATTCAATGAAAGGGAGTCTTAATGCTTTTGATTTTGCTGACTCAATTGAAAAAGCATTTCAAGAATGTTCTCCAAGCTTTGATGTAAGGAAAGCACCGGTTGCCGATGGAGGCGATTTTACGGGTGAAGTCTTGCGGCGAAATTTAGAAGCAACCGAAATTAACATTGACGTGACCGGCCCACTGGGAAAAAAAATAAAATCAAGATATTGTATATCCGGAGAGATTGCAATTATTGAAATGGCCGATGCTTCGGGGATGAAAATGGTTGAAAACAGCGAGTTGAATCCGATGAAGGCATCAACTTACGGAACAGGGGAGTTAATAGCTGATGCAGTATTCAACAAGGGGTGCACCAAGGTTTTTTTAGCAATAGGAGGCAGTGCCACCGTGGATGGAGGAACCGGAATGATGGAGGCACTGGGTTTTAAACTTCTTGATGCAAATGAAAATGTTTTGGCAGGGAATGGGAAAAATTTACAAGCCATACAGAAAATTATTACACCTGAAATTCCTGAAAATATATCGGTCAAAATAATTTGTGATGTTGATAATCCTTTGTTGGGCGAGAAAGGTGCGGCAAATGTTTTCGGTCCGCAAAAAGGGGCAAGCGAAAAGATGGTTCAGCAACTTGAAAAGGGCTTGAAAAATTGGTCGGAAGTTATTCAAAAACAAGCAGGCATTAATTATTCAAATGTTGAAGGAGCCGGAGCTGCGGGTGGAATAGCAGTGCCGCTTATGGCTTTTTTTAACGCTGAAATTGTTCCTGGTGCCGATTTTATTTTATCACAAATAAATTTTGAAGAGGATGTAAAATGGGCAGATATTGTAGTCACGGGAGAAGGAAAGTTGGATAGCCAGACCTTAAACAATAAAGCTCCTTTTGCTGTGGCAAAGATGAGCCGAAAATATAATAAGCCGGTATTTGCTGTCGCCGGGAAAACAGAACACCAGGCTTCAAAAGCTTTTGATGGTATTTTTAGTTTGGTTAACGGACCAACGACACTTGAATTTGCTATGAAAAATGCCAGTGAACTGGTGTATAATTTTTCTTATGAGTTGGCAAAACTGATACAGAAATTACGATCATAA